A region from the Drosophila bipectinata strain 14024-0381.07 chromosome 3R, DbipHiC1v2, whole genome shotgun sequence genome encodes:
- the Gfat2 gene encoding glutamine--fructose-6-phosphate aminotransferase [isomerizing] 2 isoform X1, translated as MCGIFAYLNYLTPKSRQEVLDLLLQGLKRLEYRGYDSTGIAIDDPNAPPDNHSIVMVKRTGKVKVLEDAIAEICRGEGYTQPIDTHIGIAHTRWATHGVPSELNSHPQRSDQENSFVVVHNGIITNYKDVKTLLEKRGYVFESDTDTEVIAKLVHHLWQQHPGYTFGELVEQAIQQLEGAFAIAFKSKHFPGECVASRRGSPLLVGIKAKTKLATDHIPIMYAKAHRPHGQPQQQAYQVIPPGDCNAEFQPLERKEVEYFFASDASAVIEHTNRVIYLEDDDVAAVKQDGTLSIHRLNKSSDDPHAREIITLKMEIQQIMKGNYDYFMLKEIFEQPESVVNTMRGRMRFDTQSVVLGGIKEYIPEIKRCRRLMLIACGTSYHSAVATRQLLEELTELPVVVELASDFLDRNTPIFRDDVCFFISQSGETADTLMALRYCKQRGALIVGITNTVGSSICRESHCGVHINAGPEIGVASTKAYTSQFISLVMFALVMSEDRLSLQQRRLEIISGLSQLDEHIRTVLQLNSQVQELAKELYQHKSLLIMGRGFNFATCLEGALKVKELTYMHSEGILAGELKHGPLALVDDEMPVLMIVLRDPVYTKCMNALQQVTSRKGRPILICEEGDTETMSFSTRSLQIPRTVDCLQGILTVIPLQLLSYHIAVLRGCDVDCPRNLAKSVTVE; from the exons ATGTGTGGCATATTCGCTTACCTGAATTACCTGACGCCCAAGTCGAGGCAGGAGGTGCTGGATCTCCTGCTGCAGGGTCTGAAGCGGCTCGAGTACCGAGGCTACGACTCCACGGGCATCGCCATCGATGATCCAAATGCGCCGCCGGACAACCATTCCATTGTCATGGTGAAGAGAACGGGCAAAGTCAAGGTCCTGGAGGATGCCATAGCGGAGATTTGTCGGGGCGAAGGCTACACGCAGCCAATAGACACACACATTGGAATAGCCCACACTCGCTGGGCCACCCACGGTGTGCCCTCCGAGCTCAACTCGCATCCCCAGCGCTCCGACCAGGAGAATAGCTTTGTGGTGGTGCACAATGGCATCATCACCAACTACAAGGACGTCAAGACACTCCTCGAGAAGCGCGGCTACGTCTTTGAGTCCGACACGGACACCGAGGTGATAGCCAAGCTGGTCCACCACCTGTGGCAGCAGCATCCGGGCTACACCTTTGGGGAACTCGTGGAGCAGGCCATTCAGCAGCTGGAGGGAGCCTTTGCCATTGCATTTAAGTCCAAACACTTCCCCGGAGAGTGTGTGGCCTCCCGGAGAGGATCCCCCTTGCTGGTGGGAATCAAGGCCAAGACCAAGCTCGCGACGGACCACATACCCATCATGTATGCCAAGGCGCACCGCCCCCATGgccagccgcagcagcaggcCTACCAAGTAATCCCTCCCGGGGACTGCAACGCCGAGTTCCAGCCTCTGGAGCGCAAGGAAGTGGAGTACTTCTTCGCCTCCGATGCTTCAGCTGTGATAGAGCACACCAACCGGGTCATCTACCTTGAGGACGACGACGTGGCGGCCGTCAAGCAGGACGGGACCCTCAGCATCCATCGGCTGAACAAGTCCTCCGACGACCCGCATGCCCGGGAAATCATTACCCTGAAAATGGAGATCCAGCAGATAATGAAGGGCAACTACGATTACTTCATGCTGAAGGAGATCTTCGAGCAGCCGGAATCCGTGGTGAACACCATGCGTGGGCGGATGAGGTTCGATACCCAGTCGGTTGTACTGGGAGGCATCAAGGAGTACATCCCAGAGATCAAGCGATGCCGCCGCCTGATGCTCATCGCCTGTGGCACGTCCTACCACAGCGCCGTAGCCACCAGACAGCTTCTGGAAGAGCTCACGGAGTTGCCCGTCGTTGTGGAGCTGGCCTCTGATTTTCTGGACAGGAACACTCCCATTTTCCGGGACGACGTGTGCTTCTTTATCTCGCAGTCCGGCGAAACAGCAGACACCCTGATGGCGCTCCGGTACTGCAAGCAGAGAGGAGCCCTGATCGTCGGCATCACCAACACAGTGGGCAGCAGCATCTGCAGGGAGTCGCACTGTGGCGTGCACATCAACGCAGGACCCGAGATCGGTGTAGCCTCCACCAAGGCCTACACTTCGCAGTTCATTTCCCTTGTGATGTTCGCGCTGGTCATGTCGGAGGATCGTCTCTCGCTCCAGCAGCGAAGGCTGGAGATAATTTCCGGTCTCTCGCAGCTGGACGAGCACATCCGCACTGTTCTCCAGTTGAACTCGCAGGTGCAGGAGTTGGCTAAGGAGCTCTACCAGCACAAGTCGCTGCTCATCATGGGCAGGGGCTTCAACTTTGCCACCTGTCTGGAGGGAGCCTTG AAAGTGAAGGAGCTGACGTACATGCACAGCGAAGGCATCCTGGCCGGTGAGCTGAAACACGGACCCCTGGCCCTGGTGGACGATGAGATGCCCGTGCTGATGATCGTCCTGCGGGATCCTGTTTACACCAAGTGCATGAACGCCCTGCAACAGGTGACTTCGCGCAAAGGAAGACCCATCCTGATTTGCGAGGAGGGAGACACAGAAACCATGTCCTTCTCCACCCGTTCGTTGCAGATTCCTCGCACAGTGGACTGCCTACAGGGTATCCTTACCGTCATCCCGCTGCAGCTGCTGTCCTACCACATCGCCGTGCTCCGAGGATGCGACGTGGACTGCCCCAGGAATCTGGCAAAGTCCGTTACCGTAGAATAG
- the Gfat2 gene encoding glutamine--fructose-6-phosphate aminotransferase [isomerizing] 2 isoform X2, translating to MCGIFAYLNYLTPKSRQEVLDLLLQGLKRLEYRGYDSTGIAIDDPNAPPDNHSIVMVKRTGKVKVLEDAIAEICRGEGYTQPIDTHIGIAHTRWATHGVPSELNSHPQRSDQENSFVVVHNGIITNYKDVKTLLEKRGYVFESDTDTEVIAKLVHHLWQQHPGYTFGELVEQAIQQLEGAFAIAFKSKHFPGECVASRRGSPLLVGIKAKTKLATDHIPIMYAKAHRPHGQPQQQAYQVIPPGDCNAEFQPLERKEVEYFFASDASAVIEHTNRVIYLEDDDVAAVKQDGTLSIHRLNKSSDDPHAREIITLKMEIQQIMKGNYDYFMLKEIFEQPESVVNTMRGRMRFDTQSVVLGGIKEYIPEIKRCRRLMLIACGTSYHSAVATRQLLEELTELPVVVELASDFLDRNTPIFRDDVCFFISQSGETADTLMALRYCKQRGALIVGITNTVGSSICRESHCGVHINAGPEIGVASTKAYTSQFISLVMFALVMSEDRLSLQQRRLEIISGLSQLDEHIRTVLQLNSQVQELAKELYQHKSLLIMGRGFNFATCLEGALKVKELTYMHSEGILAGELKHGPLALVDDEMPVLMIVLRDPVYTKCMNALQQIPRTVDCLQGILTVIPLQLLSYHIAVLRGCDVDCPRNLAKSVTVE from the exons ATGTGTGGCATATTCGCTTACCTGAATTACCTGACGCCCAAGTCGAGGCAGGAGGTGCTGGATCTCCTGCTGCAGGGTCTGAAGCGGCTCGAGTACCGAGGCTACGACTCCACGGGCATCGCCATCGATGATCCAAATGCGCCGCCGGACAACCATTCCATTGTCATGGTGAAGAGAACGGGCAAAGTCAAGGTCCTGGAGGATGCCATAGCGGAGATTTGTCGGGGCGAAGGCTACACGCAGCCAATAGACACACACATTGGAATAGCCCACACTCGCTGGGCCACCCACGGTGTGCCCTCCGAGCTCAACTCGCATCCCCAGCGCTCCGACCAGGAGAATAGCTTTGTGGTGGTGCACAATGGCATCATCACCAACTACAAGGACGTCAAGACACTCCTCGAGAAGCGCGGCTACGTCTTTGAGTCCGACACGGACACCGAGGTGATAGCCAAGCTGGTCCACCACCTGTGGCAGCAGCATCCGGGCTACACCTTTGGGGAACTCGTGGAGCAGGCCATTCAGCAGCTGGAGGGAGCCTTTGCCATTGCATTTAAGTCCAAACACTTCCCCGGAGAGTGTGTGGCCTCCCGGAGAGGATCCCCCTTGCTGGTGGGAATCAAGGCCAAGACCAAGCTCGCGACGGACCACATACCCATCATGTATGCCAAGGCGCACCGCCCCCATGgccagccgcagcagcaggcCTACCAAGTAATCCCTCCCGGGGACTGCAACGCCGAGTTCCAGCCTCTGGAGCGCAAGGAAGTGGAGTACTTCTTCGCCTCCGATGCTTCAGCTGTGATAGAGCACACCAACCGGGTCATCTACCTTGAGGACGACGACGTGGCGGCCGTCAAGCAGGACGGGACCCTCAGCATCCATCGGCTGAACAAGTCCTCCGACGACCCGCATGCCCGGGAAATCATTACCCTGAAAATGGAGATCCAGCAGATAATGAAGGGCAACTACGATTACTTCATGCTGAAGGAGATCTTCGAGCAGCCGGAATCCGTGGTGAACACCATGCGTGGGCGGATGAGGTTCGATACCCAGTCGGTTGTACTGGGAGGCATCAAGGAGTACATCCCAGAGATCAAGCGATGCCGCCGCCTGATGCTCATCGCCTGTGGCACGTCCTACCACAGCGCCGTAGCCACCAGACAGCTTCTGGAAGAGCTCACGGAGTTGCCCGTCGTTGTGGAGCTGGCCTCTGATTTTCTGGACAGGAACACTCCCATTTTCCGGGACGACGTGTGCTTCTTTATCTCGCAGTCCGGCGAAACAGCAGACACCCTGATGGCGCTCCGGTACTGCAAGCAGAGAGGAGCCCTGATCGTCGGCATCACCAACACAGTGGGCAGCAGCATCTGCAGGGAGTCGCACTGTGGCGTGCACATCAACGCAGGACCCGAGATCGGTGTAGCCTCCACCAAGGCCTACACTTCGCAGTTCATTTCCCTTGTGATGTTCGCGCTGGTCATGTCGGAGGATCGTCTCTCGCTCCAGCAGCGAAGGCTGGAGATAATTTCCGGTCTCTCGCAGCTGGACGAGCACATCCGCACTGTTCTCCAGTTGAACTCGCAGGTGCAGGAGTTGGCTAAGGAGCTCTACCAGCACAAGTCGCTGCTCATCATGGGCAGGGGCTTCAACTTTGCCACCTGTCTGGAGGGAGCCTTG AAAGTGAAGGAGCTGACGTACATGCACAGCGAAGGCATCCTGGCCGGTGAGCTGAAACACGGACCCCTGGCCCTGGTGGACGATGAGATGCCCGTGCTGATGATCGTCCTGCGGGATCCTGTTTACACCAAGTGCATGAACGCCCTGCAACAG ATTCCTCGCACAGTGGACTGCCTACAGGGTATCCTTACCGTCATCCCGCTGCAGCTGCTGTCCTACCACATCGCCGTGCTCCGAGGATGCGACGTGGACTGCCCCAGGAATCTGGCAAAGTCCGTTACCGTAGAATAG
- the LOC122321626 gene encoding serine protease grass-like, with the protein MLGLRFSILAICLVLSLQWIGPVDSKICQTHDNKTGTCQRVRDCPALKSISDKLINKIPLTNKEEILRNCVLPCEKQYTLCCEESLNPDGLKLLKENESICGSFGEPKDRTKYRPWTALLEYYDDLQHGRRFYCGGTLITSKFVLTAAQCIKDNLVSVRLGEFALGKTPDCLLLGNHTRCLDRPVDVPIEKVFVHEGFEENIKNVRVSNNIALIRLKDPVQFNDLIGPICLPVSPDLQLESQTVKSLDVFGWDLMMQLNGYIPRWPLYELLESTACNIQDEKKICIRNSESYRYRGDVGGALVYPSQYNGRQLLVQAGIVSVDIVERSDRSLTEGTDVSDFMGWITETIAKKD; encoded by the exons ATGTTGGGTTTGAGATTTTCGATTCTGGCGATCTGCCTAGTTCTGAGCCTGCAATGGATTGGTCCTGTGGATTCCAAAATCTGCCAGACCCATGACAACAAAACGGGAACATGTCAGAGGGTTCGAGATTGTCCGGCTCTTAAATCTATTTCAGataagttaataaataaaatcccTCTAACCAACAAGGAGGAAATACTGCGAAATTGCGTTTTGCCATGTGAAAAG CAATACACGCTTTGCTGTGAAGAATCCCTTAATCCTGACGGATTAAAATTGCTGAAGGAAAATGAATCCATTTGCGGTAGTTTTGGTGAACCAAAAGATCGCACGAAATACCGGCCATGGACGGCCTTACTCGAGTACTACGACGACCTACAACATGGGAGACGGTTTTATTGTGGTGGCACTCTGATTACTTCGA AATTCGTCTTAACGGCTGCGCAATGTATAAAAGACAACTT GGTATCCGTCCGTCTGGGAGAATTCGCTCTTGGCAAGACCCCAGACTGTCTATTATTAGGCAATCATACAAGATGTCTGGATAGACCCGTCGACGTTCCAATCGAAAAGGTGTTTGTCCACGAAGGATTTGaagaaaatatcaaaaatgttCGGGTTTCGAACAACATAGCATTAATCCGCCTAAAAGACCCAGTCCAGTTCAACGATCTTATTGGACCCATATGCCTGCCGGTGTCTCCAGATCTCCAATTGGAGAGTCAGACCGTGAAATCACTGGATGTATTCGGCTGGGACTTGATGATGCAACTGAATGGTTATATCCCCAGATGGCCACTCTACGAACTGCTGGAATCAACCGCATGCAATATCCAAGATGAGAAGAAAATTTGCATCAGAAACAGCGAGTCCTATAGATACAGGGGTGATGTCGGAGGAGCACTAGTCTATCCGAGCCAATACAATGGCAGACAGCTGCTGGTGCAGGCGGGAATTGTTAGCGTCGATATAGTGGAACGGTCCGATAGGTCGCTAACAGAGGGTACTGATGTGTCTGattttatgggttggataaccGAAACCATTGCGAAGAAGGATTAG
- the LOC122321651 gene encoding serine protease grass-like has translation MDRPVDVPVEKVFVHEGFEANIENFRVLNNIALIRLKDPVQFTDLIGPICLPMFPDLQLESQTVKSLEVFGWDLMMQLNGYIPRWPLYELLESTACNIQDEKKICIRDSESYRYRGDVGGPLVYPTQYNGRQRWVQAGIVSFDIGERSLTEGTDVSDFMGWITETIVKKD, from the coding sequence ATGGATAGACCCGTCGACGTTCCAGTCGAAAAGGTGTTTGTCCACGAAGGATTTGAAGCAAATATCGAAAATTTTCGGGTTTTGAACAACATAGCATTGATTCGCCTAAAAGACCCAGTCCAGTTCACCGATCTTATTGGACCCATATGCCTGCCGATGTTTCCAGATCTCCAATTGGAGAGTCAGACCGTGAAATCACTGGAGGTATTCGGCTGGGACTTGATGATGCAACTGAATGGTTATATCCCCAGATGGCCACTCTACGAACTGCTGGAATCAACCGCATGCAATATCCAAGATGAGAAGAAAATTTGCATCAGAGACAGCGAGTCCTATAGATACAGGGGTGATGTCGGAGGACCACTAGTCTATCCGACCCAATACAATGGCAGACAGCGTTGGGTTCAGGCGGGAATTGTTAGCTTCGATATAGGGGAACGGTCGCTAACAGAGGGTACTGATGTGTCTGattttatgggttggataaccGAAACCATTGTGAAAAAGGATTAG
- the Moca-cyp gene encoding peptidyl-prolyl cis-trans isomerase G, with product MTVNKRDASASRPRCFFDISLGGLAVGRIVFELFADVAPKTAENFRALCTGEKGVGLVTGKKLHYKGVIFHRVVKDFMIQAGDFSAGNGTGGESIYGGTFEDESFEKKHDRPFLLSMANRGKNTNGAQFFITTQPAPHLDNIHVVFGHVISGQELVRQLEELPIDRNSRPLQDAAIANCGELVRQIKAKKEKKRRKRSVSTDDSNSEESEEEVKAASKDSKKKKRSRKESNSSESEDTDARRGNGRHEQPLPEDDEEREEGELHPLVTVTKIDPNDIPEVSNKFLMRGDRSRSRDRDDRGGRGHDRDRGRGDRDRERDRERNRNAFGWSKKQAPPLSRSGRIVKGRGVFRFRTPSRSRSRSTTPPHWKHAQKRTIKLADLERIEEESKIRDEEVKRRELERKRRHDEASKNPKKSFFELPHASTYGEKSPDKSSSDQKGKGGTRDSAKDTEKEKEGEKEKPKPETPNKRRKSVDMNALDYEQQTESEPESEAEEREKEKPAPKLESKVELSAKQDRFSKRDDNKPDDKFRSKRSRSPIRRPGQNPNQHQNQNQSQFNRNRRNPFADRDRRNRSRSGDNEYRSRFPLSPIRNRDSPSGDRRRQQRSRSRGRRQESPNPRRQESPVRKPQDSQSRKHQEEDSFGKKRQDSPGRKRQDSSGRRPQESPIKKREESQTRKRTDSLNKRNTDAQPKKRQDSPNRKRQDSAGRRQGSPDKKRKDSPDRKRKDSPDRKRKDSPDRKRKDSPERKRRDSPERRRRDSPDSRRRDSPGRRRRDSPGRRRRDSPGRRRRDSPGRRRSRSRGRRHSSSRSPLPKLTSALPLDEEKDKAMAREKMQKRVEAALLLKEHMRKEIAKEEERRAEKQRQDDLEKERTTRELNELERLKAETLKKLQDELHTSEAGPAEGSGTKSSAEAKSEGARGKRDASPEDRHRDKKRKHKKSKRSSARSDSE from the exons ATGACGGTAAACAAGCGCGACGCGAGCGCTTCGCGTCCGCGGTGCTTTTTTGACATTTCGCTTGGCGGCTTGGCGGTGGGCCGCATCGTGTTCGAGCTGTTTGCGGATGTGGCGCCGAAGACGGCCGAAAACTTCCGGGCGCTGTGTACTGGCGAGAAGGGGGTGGGCCTGGTCACCGGCAAGAAGCTCCACTACAAGGGAGTCATTTTCCACCGTGTGGTCAAGGACTTTATGATCCAGGCGGGCGATTTCAGTGCGGGCAATGGTACCGGCGGCGAGTCCATCTATGGCGGCACCTTCGAGG ATGAAAGCTTTGAAAAGAAACACGACCGCCCATTCCTGCTGTCGATGGCAAACAGAGGAAAGAACACCAATGGTGCCCAGTTCTTTAT TACAACACAGCCTGCGCCACATTTGGACAA TATCCATGTTGTATTCGGTCACGTTATTTCCGGCCAGGAGCTAGTGCGTCAATTGGAGGAGCTGCCTATCGACCGGAACTCACGCCCGCTGCAGGATGCGGCCATTGCCAACTGTGGGGAATTGGTTAGGCAGATCAAGG ccaaaaaggaaaagaagcGAAGGAAGCGCTCTGTTTCCACTGACGACTCCAACAGCGAGGAAAGCGAGGAGGAAGTAAAGGCCGCCAGCAAGGACTCTAAAAAGAAGAAGCGCAGCCGCAAAGAGTCCAACTCGTCCGAGAGTGAAGA CACTGACGCCCGTCGTGGAAACGGCCGGCATGAGCAGCCTCTTCCGGAGGATGACGAGGAACGGGAAGAAGGGGAACTGCATCCGCTGGTCACTGTTACAAAAATAGACCCCAACGATATCCCAGAG GTCTCTAACAAATTTCTGATGCGTGGCGACAGATCTCGATCCCGAGATCGGGATGATCGCGGAGGTCGTGGACACGATCGTGACAGGGGCAGGGGGGACAGGGATAGGGAGCGGGACCGGGAGCGCAACCGAAATGCCTTCGGTTGGTCAAAGAAGCAGGCGCCGCCATTGTCACGCAGCGGGCGCATCGTCAAGGGACGTGGAGTGTTT CGATTCCGCACACCATCTCGCAGTCGATCCCGGAGCACAACGCCACCGCACTGGAAGCATGCCCAGAAGCGCACCATCAAACTAGCGGATCTGGAGCGCATCGAGGAGGAGTCCAAGATACGCGACGAGGAGGTGAAGCGACGCGAGCTAGAGCGCAAGCGGCGTCACGATGAGGCATCCAAGAATCCCAAAAAGTCGTTCTTTGAGCTGCCACATGCGAGCACTTACGGAGAGAAGTCTCCGGACAAGTCCTCTTCGGATCAGAAAGGAAAGGGAGGGACTAGGGACTCCGCCAAAGACACTGAGAAGGAGAAGGAAGGGGAGAAGGAGAAACCAAAGCCAGAGACGCCCAACAAACGGCGCAAGTCCGTGGACATGAATGCTCTGGACTATGAGCAGCAAACGGAATCCGAGCCGGAATCCGAAGCCGAGGAGCGGGAGAAGGAGAAGCCAGCCCCCAAGCTGGAGAGCAAGGTTGAACTGTCTGCTAAGCAGGACCGTTTCTCGAAGCGAGACGATAACAAGCCCGACGACAAATTCAGGTCCAAGCGGAGTCGGTCACCCATCCGACGACCGGGACAGAATCCCAACCAACACCAGAATCAGAATCAAAGTCAGTTCAACCGCAATCGCCGCAATCCCTTCGCTGACAGGGATCGTCGCAACCGATCCCGATCGGGCGACAATGAGTACAGGAGTCGTTTTCCACTGTCTCCAATCAGGAACAGGGACTCGCCAAGCGGCGATCGTCGCAGGCAGCAGCGTTCCCGCAGTCGTGGCCGTAGGCAAGAGTCCCCCAATCCCAGACGCCAGGAGTCGCCAGTCAGGAAGCCGCAGGACTCCCAAAGCCGGAAACATCAGGAGGAAGATTCGTTTGGGAAAAAGCGCCAAGACTCGCCCGGCAGAAAGCGCCAGGATTCTTCAGGTAGAAGACCTCAGGAGTCTCCGATTAAGAAGCGGGAAGAGTCCCAGACTAGGAAACGTACAGATTCTTTAAACAAAAGGAACACGGATGCCCAACCCAAGAAGCGACAGGACTCCCCGAACCGAAAGCGACAGGATTCAGCGGGAAGGAGACAGGGATCACCTGATAAGAAGCGCAAGGATTCGCCGGATAGAAAACGTAAGGACTCGCCAGACAGAAAACGTAAGGACTCGCCAGACAGAAAACGCAAGGATTCGCCAGAAAGGAAACGCAGGGATTCCCCCGAGAGAAGACGCAGAGACTCACCCGACTCGAGGCGCCGGGATTCTCCAGGCAGGAGGCGCAGGGACTCGCCTGGACGACGGCGAAGGGATTCCCCAGGGCGTAGGCGTAGGGACTCACCAGGACGAAGGCGCAGTCGCAGTCGGGGACGCCGTCACAGCTCATCGCGAAGTCCGCTGCCCAAGCTTACCTCGGCTCTGCCGCTGGACGAGGAAAAGGACAAGGCGATGGCCCGTGAGAAGATGCAGAAGCGCGTGGAGGCGGCGCTGCTGCTGAAGGAGCACATGCGCAAGGAGATCGCCAAAGAGGAGGAGAGGCGGGCCGAGAAGCAGCGCCAGGACGACTTGGAAAAGGAGCGAACCACTCGCGAGCTGAACGAACTGGAGCGCCTGAAGGCAGAGACTCTGAAGAAACTGCAGGACGAACTGCACACCTCTGAAGCTGGTCCTGCCGAAGGATCTGGCACCAAGTCATCAGCAGAGGCCAAGTCCGAAGGAGCTCGCGGCAAACGCGACGCAAGTCCCGAGGATCGCCATCGGGACAAGAAGCGAAAGCATAAAAAGTCAAAGAGGTCCTCTGCGCGCTCGGACTCGGAATAA